The Rugosibacter aromaticivorans region CTAGGGCTCTTCTCAAACGCCGCAATCACACCGGGCTCGCCCCGGCGTATTCCTTCGGCGAGAAATTCCGTCGCCAATATGGTTTTTCCGGAACCGGATGGTCCGACCACGAGAAGCGAATAGCCCATTGGCAAGCCGCCACCTAGCATTTCATCCAGACTAGGTATCCCCATCGGAACACGTTTCTCGCCAGGGGATACCTTGATTGCTGGCTCAGCCGCTGTGTCCCGTTGAATAACCGCACGCGGGAAAACCTGAATCCCTTCGTCACTAATACGGAACGTATGCAAACCGGGTGCTTGGGCTTGACCTCGCATTTTGACCACTTGCATCTTGCGTACCATGGAATTGCGGTGCAAATTTTGCGAAAGCCACAGGATGCCATCCGCCACGGTAAAGATGGGGCTTGACTCTGATTCTGGCAACAAATATTCACCGATCAAGAATGTTGTTGCCTGCCAGCTCGTCATTTGCATGCCCAGTTGCTGGATGAATTGCTGCAGCTCGGATGCCCCCTGTTCCTTCTGCTTCGCTGACTGCACGACTGAGCGAAACGAATCAACAAATACCAGGCTGGGCGCATAGTCTTTCACTTCTTCGTCAATACGGGACAATACATGGTCGAAATCTCCCTCCAGGAGGTCTGCAGACAGATTGACGAAGCGGACCGATTGATTGACTTTATTGATATCAAAAAACGAAAATTGCTGTTGGTAACGGAGCATCTTTAACGCAGGTTCCCCTAGTACCGTGAAGAACAATGCCCGATTATCCGGGCTTGCCAGCGAGAACATGATCTGGTGAGCGAGCGTGGTTTTTCCGCCACCCGGCGTGCCCGCAATCAGGTTAAACGAGAATTCCGGCAGACCTCCGCCCAATAGGTTATCCAGACCAGGTACGCCAGTTTTTAGACGCCGTATAATTACCTTGTTACTCATTTTTAAACTCCTTGCCGGCCCTATCCGAAGCGTCATTGCCCCAAGCCGAACGTAAAATACGGGTCGTTAACTGCTCACCAATTAATGAGGCCAAGATGTCGGTGAAAGTGATCAGTAGCAGACTGTTTGCTGCACTGGCTTGCGCAGGCGTTTGTCCTTCAAAACACATTTTTAATTCCGTGAACCGGTGATCAGTCTGTGCTAACAGTGATCTGGCTGCGAGCCAGGGAAATGTTGACTGGGTAAGAAATACACTTCTCGCGTAAAGCGAATTGAAACCTCCTTTACCCACGATCGAAATGATTGGGATCGCCATCTGCTCCCACAGGAGAATCGAGACATCCTCAACCTTTTCAGGGTGCTGTGCCACGAGACTTTTAATTATCTGCTGCCGCAGTAAGCCACTGGTTTCCATAAGTAAAATCTCAATAATCGGTCGATATAACGACGTTGATGGAGTTTACCGGCCTCTTGCCTCCGTCCTTTGACATAAGGAATGAGTCATACCGATCAATGATCTCCAACGCTGGCTTGCCGGTGTAACCCGCATCGGCGGCATTGTTCTCGACGAGAAGCATGGTGGTCGGAGCAGCGTTCATGACATGGATGTTCGTGTGGATATCGATTGAGTTCAGCGAACACTGGAGACTGCCTATTGCAACAAATACTTAGGACTTAGGCATCATCAGGTCTATGCGCAATGGTTTTTTTGGTGAACAAGTACTCATAGAGTTCCTTGGAAAACTTTGGGTCTTTGCGCTGAATCCATTCCAGCACCATGGATGCATGCTCTTTTTCCTCGTCTCGGTTGTGCTCAAGGATTGCCTTGAGTTCTGTGTCTTTGCATGCATCAGCACGTTGGTTGTACCAATCAACGGCTTCCAGTTCTTCCATCAGAGAAACAATTGCTCTGTGCATGTCGCGCGTTTCAGCGGACAGCTCCTCTACAGGCTCGTGATAACCGACGCTGGACATTTCTTTCTCATTATGATCACGGGACTTGACGACGAATGGCCAACTTTGATGCAGTCAGGTGGATCATCGCTGTATTTTCGGCTCAACTTCGATTGACCTGATATCTCATTGCGGTGGCTTTCCCGGAAGGGTGACGTGGCCCATCCGTGACGACTCGAGTGCGTAAAGTTTTCGTTGATACGGCTCACCATAACCTCGGCTCGACAGGGAATGCTGGTTCTTGCGCAGATTCCCTTCCCATCTGCAACTTATCAAATGGCAGCGGTAGCGGCGAACCGGCATGAAGATGTTTATGATTAAATCTGCAAATCGGCGTGGAATGCGGTACACAGAGCCATTGCAACGAGGGCATACGCGTTCGAGAGAAACATGGCCAGTGGCGTCCGAGCGATCACTGTCGGTGGCGGAAGACGTGTTCATGACCTCAACTGCCCCATGACGCCGTTGCCGCATCGGCTACACCGCATTCCGACCCCCTGTCGATCGAGAACGGCTCTGGCGCAGTCTCTGTCACGTTCAAGGTGCAACGACATTAGTTGCTGCCACGCTTCCACCTTCACTCTCCCAGCCACTCAGTTCGGCCTTCTGTCGCCCTTTCTGTTTGTTGCGCATGCGCTCAACCACAAGCGTGGCCAAGATGGTAGCGATCACAGCGCCACCAATCATCACCCCAAGTGGCGAGACGAAATATTTATAGCTTGTCATGATGGAAGTCCTTTAAGTAAGCCGTGCCGACATCGGTAACCTTGCCCCTGTTGTAGGGTAATGTGCCATGCAACAGGGGCAAGGTCAGTAGGAGCTCTTAGAACATTAGTCCTTATTCCGCTCTTCAAAACTCTTGATTTGCTGCTCGGCTTCGTCCTTCGTAATGCCGTAGGCTTCTTGAATCTTGCCCGCCAACTCGACACGTTTGCCAGCAATCACGTCAAGCTGATCGTCGGTAAGTTTGCCCCACTGCGCTTTTACCTTGCCATGGAATTGCTTCCAGTTACCTTCAACGATATCCCAATTCATATCAAACTCCTTTGTATAAAATCCGACTGGTGAAATTACCAATTGGGCCTCTCTTGCCGTAGTCGGCCTCCTGCCATTTGTGCGTCTCGCGCAACGAGAAGTCGCGAAGAAAACAGTGTGGCGACAACCGAGGCCGATTGATTCATAAAAGCTCAAGACACATGCGTAAGATTAGCGGTGTGGTCAAGCACATTCTGTACGGCACCATACATAGACCGATCTGCGAAACTGCAGCACCTAGCTATAGCCTGCTTTGTCATTAGTTAGCAGAAACTCGGCTTTATCTGACCAACTTTGGCACTAATCGGTTTTCAACCTTTTTTACGCCAGCCACAGCACTTGCCAGTGCTTCAGCCCTGTCACTACTGGGCAGAGAATCGACTGATCCGCTCAATGTCACTACGCCCTTTACGGTATCAACACTGATCTGCAGCGTCTTAAGACCAGGCTCGGCGAAAATGGCGGCTTTGACCTTGACCGAAATCTCGGCATCATCGATTGCCAAACCTGTTTTCACACTTTTCTCGTCCAGTTTCTTGCCGGCTTCATCGATGGTTTCGCCTATTTTCTTGCCGGCTTCATCGACTGTCTGGTCTATTTTTTTACCTGCCACCTCCGCAGACCCTGGCTTGTCGCACGCCATAAGTCCCGCAGCGAGCAACACCGAAATACAAATTAATTTGGAATTTCCGATCGCTTTCATTCTTGTTCCCTTCATAAGATGAGCAGGCTGAAACCACGAAGATCGTGCGTTCATTTGATCATATGTGCATGACCAGTCATTGAGTACGCACATACCTTCGCCCATACCTTGCGCCTTACCAAAAAGTGATTCTGTGCGTTGGCGTACAGAAAATTATCTCTATTTGAGTAATCTCCCGGTCAAGAGCATGGCGATGACTAGTGGGATGAACAAGCGCTACTTTGTAGATTGCTGTCTCGAAAGAGCAACTGCTGAAACCGTTACAAAACCAATGTCGACAGACCAGAACAAGTGGTGATGATTCAATCGTTTCCTCAACTGCTGCACTCTGCTACGACTTACTTTTAGGAGATATGAAATGACACTAGGAACCATTCTGCTGATCATCGTAGTTTTAATGCTAATCGGCGCAATCCCAAGCTGGCCTCACAGTCGGGAATGGGGTTACGGACCTAGTAGTGGCCTTGGGCTGGTGGTTGTGATCCTGATTGTGTTGCTGCTAATGGGCAGGATATAGCGGGCACATTGCGCCACTCTTGAAAAATGACAGCAGGCCTAGCCTGAGTTGAGGCATGCGACAGAGCGGATTTACGACGAGGAAAAAATATTGATACGGATATCATTGATACGAGTATCCCTACGGTGGATGCGGACAGAACATCCTGAAAAGCAGGCGCTCACGTAACGGTAAAAAACGACGCGGATAATCAGCCTTTATTCATGCTTTGCCCACTCGCTACACGATGGGTAATGCATGAATAAAAAAGTACGGACCGCAACATGTTATTAAACGAATGCCTCAGTGATCGCGGCCATGATTGCGATCACCCACCGGATCCCTCGTTTTTATGATTTCCACGACCTTCGTCCTTATGATCTTTACCCCGATTCTGGTCACGGCCACCATCCCGACGACCACCATGACGTTCCTGGTAACGCGGAACATACTCGCGGTTGTACCAGTTGTCCTGTACAAAGAAGACCGGCTCGTCGCAGGCGTTGTATTCGCGACAGTGCTTGCGCCAATTTTTGGCGTGGCCTGGGGGTACGCGCAGATAGATAGGCTGACGGTTCATCAAACCCCGCTCGATCATCATCGGTCGGCGGTAGATCACTCGTGGCTGCGGATAGTCGCCGATATCGATTTGTCCATAAAACTCGGGTTGGCCGATGCTGATTGAGACTCCAACGTCGGCAGCGTGTGCCAGGGTGGTAATTGTGACAGCAGCTACCGCCGCTGCGATCAGAAAATTTTTCATGTTGAATCTCCTGTTTAAGCAGTATTTCTTCATGCGAGAATAAAACATCATGCTACGAAATACGCTTGGCAGAAATACGTGAAAGGCTTCGCGGCACTGCTGAGGATTTGTTTAGAGACTACTTCTTATCCCCTTTTGCTGCGTCCTGGATGCTGTCACCGGCTTTTTCAATCTGCTGTCCGGCCTTCTCTACCGTTCTGTCGACTTCCTTGCCAGCGCGCTCTGCGGGGCCTTCCTGTTTCTGGCAGCCGGATAGGGCAACAAGCAATGCACTCATGCCCAAGACTGCGCTAGCGGTTTTTCCAAATTTCATCATTTTTATCTCCTGGTGTTTTACTTGACCGAAAGCGAGCGTAACCATAATGGATTACGCTCGCTGCGAAATGAGAGCAATCAGCAAGTGCGATGCACTGACCGAATAAGCCATGTGCATCGCATGTTGATTATCATTACTTGTTGACTTCGTGACCAATGATGCCGCCGACGGCTGCACCACCAACGGTTCCAGCCGTGCTGCCGCCCGTAAGAACAGCACCACCGACGGCGCCAACACCAGCACCGATGGCCGTGTTCTTGTCCTGCGTCGACATACCGGAACAGGCACTCAAGCCAAGCAACATTGTTGCGACAACTGCACTGAACATAACTCTTTGTATCGTTTTCATGGAATCACCTCTTTATAAAAATGTGGGTATTTCGTATCTACCCGTGTATCACTGATTACTTGCCAAAGTCTCTCTTCGCCTGGTTCAAGCAGTTATCCTTGGCGGTGCCTGCAAGTGTGTCGCATTTTTCCTTTGCCACTGCATACCCGGCATTGAGCTTGTCTGTCGCGGCATCCTTACGGGCGTCAGCGGCCTCGGTTTTCGCTTCGCTGCGCGCTGCGGTGGACTTCTCATTAGCCGTAGCGTTCGCATCCGAAGTCTTCATCTGCGCCTTGGCATCGGCCTTGGCGGTGGTTTTCGCCGCTTTCGCTTCCTTCACGCAAACATCCTTCGCATTGCCAGCCAAGTCGTCGCATCGTTCATTCGCTACCGTATAGTCGGCTTCTGCTTTGGCGACGCGCGCCTGGTAGTGGGTCTTGCGGGTAGGTTTGTAGCTAGCTTCGAGTTCAGCGTTTGCAACCTTCTCCTTGCCCTTGGCCTCGGCGACACAGATATCGTTCGCGTTACCGGATAACGAAGCGCAACCCGCCTTGGCCGACTTGTACTCGGTCGCGATCTTTTCTTTATCGGCCTTGTAGTCTTTTTTCGACATGCCTTGCGCCATCACGCCAGTGCTGAATACGAGGCTGATTGCGAGTGCGATCACGCTAATGTTGAGTTTTTTCATTTTTATTCCTTTATGTGATGAGTTTGAGATTGAGATTGATGAATCAGAAAGTCATGCTGGGCATTTATTTCTCTTCGCCGAGACCACGCTGCTTTCAACTACTGCGCATTGCTGCGCTACAGACATTGCACCCGCTTAGTTCCGACAAATCTAGGTTATGGCGATTGCCTCTCTGCATCTGTCTGCTAACGCACATAGCCGATAATCGAATGATTCGTCGATAAGCGATTCGTCACACAGATTGCGAGCGCGCCACCCTGAAAGAAAATACCCTGCCAAAGCAGGGTATTTCTCTAGCACTGGAACTGCCGGTAGAGTAACTACCTGACGATCTGACTACCTATTACTTCGATATTGACGCGGCGATCAGGTTGCAGGCAGGTGATCACCTTGGCGCTCTTGGCACCGCTGCATTCGCCGGCCTTGGTTACTGGCTGCATCTCACCCTTTCCTTCAGTCTGTATGCGATTTGGTTCAATGCCCTTGCTGACCAGATAAGCCTTGACTGCGGCTGCGCGTTGCTCAGATAAGCGCTGATTGTAGGCTTCAGAACCAAAGCGGTCGGCATGCCCGACTGCTGTAATTACCTCCAGATCGATACCCTTCAGCTTGCCAAGGAAATCATCCAGTGCCACCCGCCCCGCCGGACGCAGAACCGCCTTATCGAAGTCGAACAGAGTGTCAGCGTCCAGCGTCACTCGCTCAGCTACGGGCTTTGGCACCACTACAGCTGGTGGGGTCGGTTCAGCGGCCGCAGCGATTGGTGTTGGAACAACAGTCGAATCACACTCCGGTGTGGGCACTGCAGGACCAAAGCCGGTATGCCAACACAACCCGAAGCCACTCCGCGCAACCGTGCCGCGCTGGTCAGTGAGGTATCCCGTATCCGCCGGATTGGCTTCCGCCCTTGCCGTGCCCGACACAACGCCCAGTGCCAGAGCACATGATACGGCCAAGCCCATTTGCTTCTTGATTAATGAATATGTCATTATTATTCCCTATTTATAAGTTGCATCACTCCGCCTTCTGTTGCTTACATTCTTCCGACTGCCTGCAAAGACGGCGAGATACTGACAGTCACTGCGAAACGATCTGAGCCAGTCACTGACCTCGGGGCGTGCAAGACGAGTGTTGATTTGGGGCGTGTCGTCCAGCGCTGGCGGGGCTTTACTGATGGCAACCGGTCATTGTGGTCATCATCCCCCGGATCCAGAATATTCTCTGTACGCTGGCGTACGCAGCGCCTTGGAATTCACGCCTGCCCGGGCCACTGGCGTCGACTCAATCGTTCGACTGGTTTGCGCCTTGGATGAAGATTATGCCTTCCCCCGGTCGCCAATTCACGGGGTTCGCATCCATGAACACGTGGCTCGAGCCATCCTTCATGCGGATAGTGACTTCATAGCTCTTGACCAACTTCCCCGGTATCTCGTTTTGACCGCCTCTTGCCACTCCGCCTGCTACGCCGGGTTGCTCAATCTCCCGCGTGGACGCGACGACGCCACATTCCTCACACTTCACCCTGACGCGCGCGCCGACCGTCCTGGTCGGCGGCGCCAGAAGCTTGTCGAGCGCGAAGGTGACACCTGCTTCGATCGAGGCTGGCATCCAAGCCGTCACGGCCGCAATTCCAAAGAGACCGAGCAGGATCACCGCGATACTCCCGATCAGTAATCGCAGATAGGGGACTTCATGGGCGTGCGTTTTCCTATTTGCCTCCTGCAGGGTTGTGCCAACCCGGCCCCATGCCGTGATCAGTACCGCTGCAGGACGCTGTTTTCGAACCGCACCCGGTCGCCGACCCGGAAACCAGGGTTGGTGCTATACATCAGCGTCTGATATGACCCGTTCTCCATACGGACGGTGATCTTGTAGGCCTCTGCATTCTGCTGTTGCCGGTTTTTCAACTCGTGGCCGATATAGGCACCACCCGCCGCGCCGATGACGGTCGCCGCCGTATTGCCCCGTCCGGCCCCCACCTGGTTACCGACGACACCCCCGACTACGGCGCCAGCGATGGTACCCAGGCCGGCGCCATTGTTGTCTTGTTTCACGAGTTCAACGGATTGCACCACGCCGTATCCCGAGTAAGCAATGCCTGGTCTGGCGATTCCGCCATAGGGCGTATTGGGCGGGGTGTACTCGGTTGCGCAGGCACCAGGCGTCAGAATAGCAATTATTCCGAGCACTGATCCGAATTTATTCATCGTTTTAATGACAAGTCTCCTACGTAATTTGAAAAGGGTTGCATGCCGGTGAATCTGGCGTCTCAATCGTTGAGACAAGCAACTCCATTCCATTTCTTGATACTCATCTCATTGCCGACGTTCTGTATCTTCTGTACCCTGTCCGCACCCCGCGTGATCTTGACTGCGCGGTTGATCCGAGCCCGATTGTCGATCATCACGCCAATAGTCCCTCACATCCGGGGCCTTTTCTGTACGCTGACGCTCATAGTGCAGACCATCTGCAGGTCCGCCAAGGACTCACCGTTGGGATAACCTCTTAGGAGATGCCGCGCTGAGCGCCACAGCAATCGACACAGTGTCCGCGCTATGAGCGTCAGCGTACAGAAAAGGCCGGGTAACTCGCGCACCTCTCGCCGTAACAGGCTACCGGCGATTATTGTCGCCAGAATCCCGGTAACTCCGCTTCACTGTCCGCCCAGTATGAGCTGCACAGGAATCGGTCCACGCTCGCCAGGTGTGGCAGCGTCATTCGTCATTCATTTCAGCCAAGCGATTGAGCCACCCAACCAGGTATGCCATGGCCTTTGCAATCTGTGCACTCATCATCGCCGCACTGCTGACCACATGGCCCTGTCGGGCACGTTGCTGAGGTGACTCCCCCTGAGCACACCACCATACTTTATCTGGCCGCTCGGAAAATAGGGCTTCAGAGCAAGCAGGCCCACGAGGTGCAAGGCTTCAACGAACAACTGGTGAGCGCTGCGGGGGTTCAGGCTGAATCAGATTGATGTGGCCTTGACCAGACAGAACACGCTCTTTGGAACTGGCGCTTATGCCAATGTTCGAATAGACTTTTCCCGGTCCCATTGGCGCGTCTTTGCCACAGCAATAAATGCGTCTTTGTCGCTGGTATCCACAATGCCTGCGTCGCGTCCGACATTCGCTATTTTCAAAAGCGCCTGGCCGCCTTTGTCAGCGGCGATTGCCTTGAGATGACCAAAAGCATCGCGCACGAAATCGATCGCGGCGCCTTCTGTCGACAGTGCCTTTGCGCCTTCGCTGGAGAGGATGACGGCGACCGCGTCGAATAGCACAGAAGGCGTACCTGCCAGTTGTCCGTCAACCGCCAGCATCGAGCCATCGGCAAGCTTCGCGCCGCCCACGTTGGGGGCGACGATCTTTACGCTAGCACCCGCATCGGTCGCCGCCTTTTTAATCGTCTTGATGACAGCGCCGTCTGAACCATTCGCGATCAGAATGCCAATCGCGCGCCCCATGAGCGTGTCCTTCATCTTGCCGATGATCTGCAATGCGGGTGAAGGTTCCATCGCCTGTACGGGTGCTGCGGCCTCTGGCGCAGCAGGCATTTTGTCGAATCCAAGACCCGCAGCGACCCGCCTGGCGAGGTCTTTTTCGATATGGCGCAGGTGGCCGACCATGGCCTTACGCACGTGCCCATGTCCAACCTTGGAAAGCTCAAACACTAACGCCGAGGCGATGTGC contains the following coding sequences:
- a CDS encoding ATPase domain-containing protein, coding for MTLRIGPARSLKMSNKVIIRRLKTGVPGLDNLLGGGLPEFSFNLIAGTPGGGKTTLAHQIMFSLASPDNRALFFTVLGEPALKMLRYQQQFSFFDINKVNQSVRFVNLSADLLEGDFDHVLSRIDEEVKDYAPSLVFVDSFRSVVQSAKQKEQGASELQQFIQQLGMQMTSWQATTFLIGEYLLPESESSPIFTVADGILWLSQNLHRNSMVRKMQVVKMRGQAQAPGLHTFRISDEGIQVFPRAVIQRDTAAEPAIKVSPGEKRVPMGIPSLDEMLGGGLPMGYSLLVVGPSGSGKTILATEFLAEGIRRGEPGVIAAFEKSPSQLLSKKLNALVRAGQVGVINTCSLDLSIDQTLHDLIEMINRMRAKRVVIDSLSGFELALAPEFQEDFRGSLYRMIAELTGMGVTILMTSELEDRYTDLRFSPFGTAFLADAIIVQRYVEIVGQFKRAFSVVKVRGSEHSKDIRLFDITDQGIIIGETLSEYAGIMTGRPTVRTSQNDQVMESDNE
- a CDS encoding encapsulin-associated ferritin-like protein; amino-acid sequence: MSSVGYHEPVEELSAETRDMHRAIVSLMEELEAVDWYNQRADACKDTELKAILEHNRDEEKEHASMVLEWIQRKDPKFSKELYEYLFTKKTIAHRPDDA
- a CDS encoding CsbD family protein, producing the protein MNWDIVEGNWKQFHGKVKAQWGKLTDDQLDVIAGKRVELAGKIQEAYGITKDEAEQQIKSFEERNKD
- a CDS encoding BON domain-containing protein, whose amino-acid sequence is MNARSSWFQPAHLMKGTRMKAIGNSKLICISVLLAAGLMACDKPGSAEVAGKKIDQTVDEAGKKIGETIDEAGKKLDEKSVKTGLAIDDAEISVKVKAAIFAEPGLKTLQISVDTVKGVVTLSGSVDSLPSSDRAEALASAVAGVKKVENRLVPKLVR
- a CDS encoding DUF3309 domain-containing protein → MTLGTILLIIVVLMLIGAIPSWPHSREWGYGPSSGLGLVVVILIVLLLMGRI
- a CDS encoding glycine zipper 2TM domain-containing protein, which codes for MKTIQRVMFSAVVATMLLGLSACSGMSTQDKNTAIGAGVGAVGGAVLTGGSTAGTVGGAAVGGIIGHEVNK
- a CDS encoding OmpA family protein → MTYSLIKKQMGLAVSCALALGVVSGTARAEANPADTGYLTDQRGTVARSGFGLCWHTGFGPAVPTPECDSTVVPTPIAAAAEPTPPAVVVPKPVAERVTLDADTLFDFDKAVLRPAGRVALDDFLGKLKGIDLEVITAVGHADRFGSEAYNQRLSEQRAAAVKAYLVSKGIEPNRIQTEGKGEMQPVTKAGECSGAKSAKVITCLQPDRRVNIEVIGSQIVR
- a CDS encoding glycine zipper 2TM domain-containing protein, which produces MNKFGSVLGIIAILTPGACATEYTPPNTPYGGIARPGIAYSGYGVVQSVELVKQDNNGAGLGTIAGAVVGGVVGNQVGAGRGNTAATVIGAAGGAYIGHELKNRQQQNAEAYKITVRMENGSYQTLMYSTNPGFRVGDRVRFENSVLQRY